The proteins below are encoded in one region of Phaseolus vulgaris cultivar G19833 chromosome 1, P. vulgaris v2.0, whole genome shotgun sequence:
- the LOC137813735 gene encoding xyloglucan endotransglucosylase/hydrolase 1 yields MGSSLWTVCLIFASLTSAAVCANPRKPVDVDFGRNYVPTWAFDHIKYFNGGSDIQLHLDKYTGTGFQSKGSYLFGHFSMNIKMVPGDSAGTVTAFYLSSQNAEHDEIDFEFLGNRTGQPYILQTNVFTGGKGDREQRIYLWFDPTKDFHRYSILWNLYQIVFFVDDVPIRVFKNSKDLGVKFPFDQPMKIYNSLWNADDWATRGGLEKTDWSKAPFIAAYKGFHIDGCEASVNAKFCDTQGKRWWDQPEFRDLDAAQWRRLKWVRQKFTIYNYCTDRKRYPQLSPECRRDRDI; encoded by the exons ATGGGTTCTTCTTTGTGGACTGTGTGTCTGATATTTGCATCACTGACCTCTGCAGCAGTTTGTGCCAACCCTCGGAAGCCAGTGGATGTGGACTTTGGGCGAAACTATGTTCCTACATGGGCTTTTGATCACATCAAATACTTCAATGGTGGTTCTGATATTCAGCTTCATCTTGACAAGTACACTG GTACTGGATTTCAGTCAAAGGGATCATATTTGTTTGGTCATTTCAGCATGAACATAAAGATGGTTCCTGGAGATTCAGCTGGCACAGTCACTGCTTTCTAT TTATCTTCTCAAAACGCGGAGCACGATGAGATAGACTTTGAGTTCTTGGGTAACAGAACAGGACAACCTTACATTTTGCAAACAAATGTGTTCACTGGAGGGAAGGGTGACAGAGAGCAAAGAATCTATCTCTGGTTTGACCCCACCAAAGACTTCCACAGATACTCTATTCTCTGGAACTTGTATCAGATTGT GTTCTTTGTGGACGATGTGCCAATCAGGGTGTTCAAGAACAGCAAGGACTTGGGAGTGAAATTTCCATTCGACCAACCTATGAAGATATACAACAGTTTGTGGAATGCTGATGACTGGGCAACAAGGGGTGGTTTGGAGAAAACAGATTGGTCCAAAGCTCCATTCATAGCAGCCTACAAGGGGTTCCACATTGATGGGTGTGAGGCCTCAGTGAACGCCAAGTTCTGCGACACACAGGGCAAGAGATGGTGGGACCAACCAGAGTTCCGTGACCTTGACGCCGCACAATGGCGAAGACTCAAATGGGTGCGTCAGAAATTCACCATCTACAACTACTGCACTGACAGAAAACGCTACCCTCAACTTTCCCCTGAGTGCAGAAGAGACCGtgacatttaa
- the LOC137813736 gene encoding probable xyloglucan endotransglucosylase/hydrolase protein B, which yields MGTSLLTLCLILVSLTSSALSATPRRPVDVPFGRNYVPTWAFDHIKYFNGGSAIQLHLDKYTGTGFQSKGSYLFGHFSMDIKMVPGDSAGTVTAFYLSSQNAEHDEIDFEFLGNRTGQPYILQTNVFTGGKGDREQRIYLWFDPTKAYHRYSVLWNMYQVVFLVDNIPIRVFKNLKELGVKFPFDQPMKVYNSLWNADDWATRGGLEKTDWSKAPFVAEYKSFHIDGCEASVNARFCATQGKRWWDQTEFRDLDSFQWRRLKWVRQKFTIYNYCTDRTRYPQLPPECTRNRDI from the exons ATGGGTACTTCTTTGTTGACTTTGTGTCTTATTTTGGTTTCACTAACCTCTTCTGCACTCAGTGCCACCCCACGGAGGCCAGTGGATGTTCCATTTGGGCGAAACTACGTTCCCACATGGGCTTTTGATCACATCAAATACTTCAATGGGGGTTCTGCGATTCAACTTCATCTTGACAAGTACACTG GCACTGGCTTCCAATCCAAAGGGTCATATTTGTTTGGTCACTTCAGCATGGACATAAAGATGGTCCCTGGTGATTCAGCTGGCACAGTCACTGCTTTTTAT TTATCATCTCAAAACGCGGAGCACGATGAGATAGACTTTGAGTTCTTGGGGAACAGAACAGGACAACCTTACATTTTGCAAACAAATGTGTTCACTGGAGGGAAGGGTGACAGAGAGCAAAGAATCTATCTCTGGTTCGATCCCACAAAAGCATACCACAGATACTCTGTACTATGGAACATGTATCAAGTCGT ATTCCTAGTGGATAACATCCCAATCAGGGTGTTCAAGAATCTGAAGGAGTTGGGAGTGAAGTTCCCCTTTGACCAACCCATGAAGGTGTACAACAGTTTGTGGAATGCTGATGATTGGGCCACAAGGGGTGGTTTGGAGAAAACAGATTGGTCCAAAGCTCCTTTCGTAGCAGAGTACAAGAGTTTTCACATCGATGGGTGTGAAGCCTCAGTGAATGCAAGGTTCTGTGCCACACAGGGCAAGAGATGGTGGGATCAAACGGAGTTTCGTGACCTTGATTCCTTTCAGTGGCGAAGACTCAAATGGGTTCGTCAGAAATTCACCATCTACAACTACTGCACTGACAGAACCCGCTACCCTCAACTTCCACCAGAATGCACAAGAAACCGTGACATTTAA